The following are encoded together in the Planococcus antarcticus DSM 14505 genome:
- a CDS encoding GNAT family N-acetyltransferase: MDLSLSIVSFPVDEQTASDMTTLLKELPAEQRTVLHPSLWRAADSRGFAVIAYTSQEELIGFAAVADMVGLHHYEWSLFVHPNYRRLSLGTALADGVSHALAQRQAESELAAFAGDAEIAAFMESNGYQPEFNEILLSAEPLPDNCLPEGVEVVPYAGEAEELRALLSAGFDDTIIPIMEHNMIDPEREIWLLQKGHQLIATATLVTEESVLWVTAFAVHPDQQGHGYGKQFLKWCRQFAFQRGLTEVLLDVETDNDALYVYEKSGFQRIQTISYWKHRTV; encoded by the coding sequence ATGGATTTATCGTTATCAATCGTTTCATTTCCGGTAGATGAACAAACAGCCAGTGATATGACGACGTTGTTGAAAGAATTACCAGCTGAGCAGAGAACGGTCCTTCACCCTTCCTTGTGGAGAGCGGCCGATTCAAGAGGCTTTGCCGTGATTGCCTATACCAGTCAGGAGGAATTGATCGGCTTTGCCGCAGTAGCAGATATGGTGGGGCTGCATCATTATGAATGGTCGCTGTTTGTCCATCCGAATTACCGAAGGCTTTCACTTGGGACGGCTCTGGCAGACGGTGTGTCTCATGCCTTGGCACAGCGCCAGGCGGAGAGTGAGTTGGCGGCTTTCGCAGGAGATGCGGAAATTGCCGCGTTTATGGAAAGCAACGGGTATCAGCCAGAATTCAATGAAATCCTCCTTTCCGCGGAGCCGCTACCAGACAATTGCTTGCCTGAAGGGGTGGAGGTTGTTCCGTATGCGGGAGAAGCTGAAGAGCTGAGGGCTTTACTGTCTGCAGGATTCGATGACACAATTATACCGATTATGGAGCATAATATGATAGATCCGGAAAGGGAAATTTGGCTGCTTCAGAAAGGCCATCAGCTGATCGCCACTGCAACGCTGGTGACCGAAGAGAGTGTCTTATGGGTGACTGCATTTGCCGTTCATCCTGATCAACAGGGGCATGGTTATGGCAAACAGTTCTTGAAATGGTGTCGGCAGTTCGCGTTTCAACGCGGACTTACGGAAGTTCTACTGGATGTCGAAACGGATAACGATGCGCTTTATGTCTATGAGAAATCTGGGTTTCAAAGAATACAGACCATTTCCTATTGGAAACATAGAACAGTGTAA
- the kynA gene encoding tryptophan 2,3-dioxygenase — MNNYQNGQNTAAAAEKNIRTDFKESMTYGDYLHLDKLLTAQDGVSGHHDETLFIIIHQVSELWMKLILHELRAAIDNIHKDDLQQAFKQLARVSRIQSQIIQGWDVLSTLTPAEYMEFRDDLGNASGFQSYQYRMIEFALGYKTKHVLKIYEKDAELHTQLEKAFNAPGLYDAAIQKLARSGFAVDAEVLERDVSMVYESNESVRDAWKTVYRDVDTHWELYQLAEKLVDIEDWLQQWRFRHMKTVERVIGFKQGTGGSSGVNYLKKVLDQYFFPELWEIRTDI, encoded by the coding sequence ATGAACAACTACCAAAACGGGCAAAATACCGCAGCGGCAGCCGAAAAGAACATCCGCACAGATTTTAAGGAAAGCATGACCTACGGAGACTATCTTCATCTGGACAAGCTATTGACGGCACAAGACGGAGTCAGTGGGCATCATGATGAAACCTTATTTATTATCATCCACCAAGTATCAGAGTTGTGGATGAAGCTGATTTTGCATGAACTGCGGGCAGCCATCGACAATATCCATAAAGACGATCTGCAGCAGGCGTTCAAGCAATTGGCACGGGTGTCACGGATTCAATCCCAGATTATCCAAGGATGGGACGTTCTGTCTACATTGACTCCGGCTGAATACATGGAGTTTCGTGATGATTTAGGCAATGCCAGCGGTTTCCAGTCCTATCAGTACCGCATGATTGAATTCGCCCTTGGCTACAAAACCAAGCATGTGCTGAAAATCTATGAAAAAGACGCAGAGCTTCATACACAGCTTGAAAAAGCGTTTAACGCACCGGGTCTCTATGACGCAGCGATTCAAAAGTTGGCCAGAAGCGGATTTGCCGTCGACGCCGAAGTATTAGAGCGGGATGTCAGCATGGTCTACGAATCCAACGAAAGTGTTCGCGATGCCTGGAAGACGGTTTATCGCGATGTGGATACGCATTGGGAATTATACCAACTGGCAGAGAAGTTAGTGGACATCGAAGACTGGCTACAGCAATGGCGTTTCCGTCATATGAAGACTGTGGAGCGTGTGATAGGATTTAAGCAAGGAACCGGAGGCTCGTCAGGAGTCAATTATTTAAAAAAAGTTCTTGACCAATACTTTTTCCCAGAGTTATGGGAAATACGGACAGACATATAG
- a CDS encoding ABC transporter ATP-binding protein, translating to MKTVFSYAKPYKFYIVIALILMLLELIVELMQPLIIASIIDKGIVAKDQEVIIQLGIVLMALSVIAFVSGIVNSYFAAHASQNFSFDLRQAVYGRIQSFSLAMFNKFPASGLITRLTSDVTMVQQVLYMGLRIMLRAPLLVVGSMIMAFVVNPKLAFYLVIVFPFLLIFLYVMVKKGVSYFGFVQKRLDRVNRIVQENLQAVRLIKAYLRGKYEANRFSEVAGALKVDTVKAFRIMEIILPILLFGMNLSLLAVLWFGAFEIRSGGAQIGELVAVVNYAMRMTGAFTMFSFIIMIFARAKASSERIEEVLLAEDVHEKDEVGEIKAVRRGEVRFDNVSFTYPETLQPVLENVSFHLKANEKLAIMGATGSGKSSLLQLLPRFYDVTEGTVSVHGRDVRDWSLRALRKTIGIVPQQSLLFTGTISNNLSWGKDEVVQEELADAAVKAQIHETVERFPKGYFTRVGQKGVNLSGGQKQRLSIARALVRKPSILILDDSTSALDVKTEAALWEKLDRENATMLVVTQKIRTAMRANRILLLEDGSISAYGTHEQLMKSSELYRQIAMSQQEEEVDEYV from the coding sequence ATGAAAACAGTATTTTCGTACGCCAAACCATATAAATTTTACATCGTCATCGCATTGATTTTAATGCTTCTGGAATTGATCGTCGAATTGATGCAGCCGCTTATCATCGCGAGCATTATTGACAAAGGGATCGTCGCAAAAGATCAAGAAGTTATCATTCAACTAGGGATTGTGCTAATGGCTTTATCCGTCATTGCTTTTGTTTCAGGAATTGTCAATTCGTATTTTGCTGCACATGCATCGCAAAACTTCTCGTTTGATCTTCGGCAGGCGGTCTATGGACGCATTCAATCATTCTCGCTGGCAATGTTCAATAAATTCCCGGCTTCTGGTTTGATCACACGCTTGACCAGTGATGTCACGATGGTTCAGCAAGTCCTCTACATGGGGCTGCGAATCATGCTGCGTGCCCCTTTGCTAGTGGTAGGGAGCATGATCATGGCATTTGTCGTTAATCCGAAACTAGCATTCTATTTAGTGATTGTTTTTCCGTTTTTGCTGATTTTTTTGTATGTCATGGTCAAAAAAGGTGTTAGTTATTTTGGCTTTGTCCAAAAGCGGTTGGATCGCGTCAACCGCATCGTCCAAGAGAATCTGCAGGCAGTGCGTCTGATTAAAGCTTATCTGCGTGGGAAATATGAAGCCAATCGCTTTTCTGAAGTAGCAGGTGCGTTAAAAGTCGATACGGTAAAAGCATTCAGGATCATGGAAATTATATTACCAATTTTATTGTTCGGGATGAATCTGTCCTTATTGGCCGTTTTATGGTTTGGTGCATTTGAAATCCGCAGTGGGGGAGCTCAAATTGGTGAATTGGTCGCTGTTGTCAACTATGCGATGCGTATGACAGGCGCTTTCACAATGTTCTCTTTTATCATCATGATTTTCGCCCGTGCAAAAGCTTCTTCCGAGCGCATTGAAGAAGTGCTGCTGGCAGAAGATGTCCATGAAAAAGACGAAGTCGGAGAGATAAAGGCTGTCCGCCGGGGAGAAGTACGGTTTGATAATGTATCGTTCACGTATCCCGAAACCTTACAGCCTGTTCTAGAGAATGTTTCCTTCCATTTGAAAGCCAATGAAAAGCTGGCAATCATGGGAGCGACGGGGTCCGGGAAATCTTCCTTACTACAGCTGCTTCCACGTTTTTATGACGTGACCGAGGGAACAGTCTCCGTTCATGGCAGGGACGTCAGAGACTGGTCGCTGCGTGCGCTGCGCAAAACGATTGGCATAGTGCCGCAGCAATCGCTTCTGTTTACTGGGACGATTTCCAATAATTTGTCCTGGGGCAAAGATGAAGTGGTACAAGAAGAACTGGCTGACGCGGCTGTCAAAGCACAAATCCATGAAACCGTTGAACGTTTCCCGAAAGGTTATTTTACACGTGTTGGACAAAAAGGCGTCAATTTATCCGGTGGCCAAAAACAGCGTCTATCAATTGCGCGTGCATTGGTGCGAAAACCATCCATTTTGATTTTGGATGACAGCACAAGTGCACTGGATGTCAAAACCGAAGCCGCATTATGGGAAAAGCTGGACCGGGAAAATGCGACGATGCTCGTAGTCACACAGAAAATCCGTACGGCGATGAGAGCCAACCGCATCTTGCTACTGGAAGATGGCAGCATTTCGGCTTATGGAACCCACGAGCAGCTCATGAAGAGTTCGGAACTATATCGTCAGATTGCCATGTCTCAACAGGAAGAGGAGGTTGATGAATATGTTTAG
- a CDS encoding DMT family transporter translates to MERFKGISMILIGAMLWGATGPLKEWTMEIYGISVPFLLTIRLIVAGFLLLLFLKLKGVSVTAIFRNKTWIRPLLIFSILGMLGVQYSFVAAIEASNAVVATLMQFLAPVYIILFVSITHKKVPPSYQVIGMAGTLAGLFLLLTNGRPDQLIISGQAFFWGILVGLAFTFYTLYPTRLMKEWGVLLVVGWSMLFGGIFLGLVNPVFLSGEWPILTELPVIGAILAIIVIGTAAFVLFLSSMRYITAVETSILSSLEPLTAMVISMFWFGQVLSAVQLVGALGMLVFVTWLSLAGNPKKKKLRTD, encoded by the coding sequence ATGGAACGTTTCAAAGGGATTTCCATGATATTGATTGGGGCCATGCTGTGGGGAGCCACCGGTCCTTTGAAGGAATGGACTATGGAAATTTACGGTATTTCCGTCCCGTTTCTTTTAACGATCCGTTTAATAGTGGCGGGATTTTTATTGCTACTTTTCCTGAAGCTGAAAGGTGTAAGCGTCACAGCCATCTTCCGCAATAAAACCTGGATTCGCCCTCTGCTGATTTTCTCCATATTGGGAATGCTCGGTGTCCAGTATAGCTTTGTCGCAGCGATTGAAGCGAGCAACGCTGTGGTAGCAACCTTGATGCAGTTTTTAGCTCCTGTTTACATTATTTTGTTCGTTTCCATCACCCATAAAAAAGTACCGCCAAGCTATCAGGTTATCGGCATGGCCGGAACACTGGCCGGACTATTCCTATTGCTGACCAATGGTAGACCCGATCAGCTGATTATCAGCGGACAAGCCTTTTTCTGGGGGATATTGGTGGGGCTGGCTTTTACTTTTTATACGCTGTATCCGACACGCCTTATGAAGGAATGGGGAGTCCTGCTCGTTGTCGGATGGTCGATGCTTTTTGGCGGAATTTTTCTGGGACTGGTAAATCCGGTTTTCTTATCAGGCGAGTGGCCAATTTTAACCGAACTGCCGGTTATTGGAGCAATTCTTGCAATCATCGTCATTGGAACAGCCGCTTTTGTGCTGTTCCTCAGCAGCATGCGCTACATCACTGCCGTTGAAACCAGCATTCTTTCGTCCTTAGAACCTTTGACAGCGATGGTCATTTCCATGTTCTGGTTCGGGCAGGTGCTCTCGGCTGTTCAGTTGGTCGGCGCGCTGGGCATGCTGGTGTTTGTCACATGGCTATCGCTGGCCGGCAATCCGAAAAAGAAAAAGCTGCGGACGGATTAG
- a CDS encoding YusW family protein, which produces MNFPGVDNEIEINYEENRDKVEAAYKNEKMKTNLAGNDAMAEIEGGLSQMELTPKTADEEVITQVIEAFGIEEGFTEIEVEVTYPDGVKKEYKQISN; this is translated from the coding sequence ATCAACTTTCCAGGTGTGGACAACGAGATTGAAATTAACTACGAGGAAAATCGAGACAAAGTGGAAGCAGCGTACAAAAACGAAAAGATGAAAACCAATCTGGCTGGAAACGATGCCATGGCTGAAATTGAAGGTGGACTCAGCCAAATGGAATTGACACCCAAAACAGCTGATGAAGAAGTCATTACGCAAGTCATTGAAGCTTTTGGCATCGAGGAGGGCTTTACTGAAATTGAAGTCGAAGTCACCTATCCCGATGGTGTAAAAAAAGAATACAAGCAAATCAGTAACTGA
- a CDS encoding copper resistance CopC family protein — MLKKFFVILFLILISPFSVQAHTTLLTSTPAEGENVTEALEQVELIFGTKIEEGSTMTIEGESESFEFDSITIMADSMVGDFSETLDNGSYRILWTIIGEDGHPIEGEIAFGVSIEAEEVVAALAGTKEAEELEEETVAVSEEAEAAEVQTENDSNPIVTILLVLVAIAVIFGIYKLLMKKK; from the coding sequence ATGCTAAAAAAATTTTTTGTAATATTATTCCTGATATTAATATCACCTTTTTCAGTTCAAGCGCACACAACATTACTGACATCAACCCCAGCAGAAGGTGAAAATGTAACAGAGGCTTTGGAACAAGTGGAATTGATTTTCGGAACGAAAATTGAAGAAGGCAGTACAATGACCATCGAAGGAGAAAGCGAATCTTTCGAATTCGACAGCATTACTATAATGGCAGATTCGATGGTTGGCGATTTCAGCGAAACATTGGACAATGGGAGTTATCGTATTCTCTGGACCATCATCGGAGAAGACGGACATCCGATTGAAGGGGAAATTGCATTTGGTGTCTCTATTGAAGCCGAAGAAGTGGTGGCAGCTCTGGCTGGGACCAAAGAAGCTGAAGAGCTAGAAGAAGAAACGGTTGCGGTTTCAGAGGAAGCCGAAGCAGCAGAAGTCCAAACTGAAAACGACAGCAATCCGATTGTAACGATTCTACTTGTACTCGTTGCTATTGCAGTGATCTTCGGAATCTATAAATTGCTGATGAAGAAAAAATGA
- a CDS encoding ABC transporter ATP-binding protein, translated as MFRAIRRPFGHEPILTKEDLNKKKEKKSERAENWKSTLLKVWKLVDEQRLLLIVVLALVFVSSALALLGPYLIGFIIDEYIVPQSFNGMGEVVLWLIVVYIGHSVSLYLQNFWMVGIAQQVIFRLRTRLFSHLQRLPVSFFDKRQHGELMSRMTNDIENVSATLNTSFIQVFSSILTLTGTAIVMLTLSPLLTLLTLIIIPLMYISIQWITKRTGRLYKEQQKAIGELNGMIEETISGQKIVKAFSQEPRVMEEFREKSERLRRAGFWAWTYAGFIPKVMNFLNNGSFAIVAGVGGILALNGSVSIGVIVIFTEYSRQFTRPLNDLANQFNTVLSAIAGAERVFSIMDETEEKDDLVFNLDKQLEGEVVFDKVSFKYEGAEEDWTIRDVSFSVGIGQTTALVGATEAGKTTIMQLLARFYDADEGEIRLDGTPIAAMPRETLRKQIAFVLQDPFLFEATVSDNIRYGKLDATDEEVVKAAKGANAHDFIEKLPNGYDTILTGDGSMISQGQKQLLSIARALIADPVILLLDEATSSIDTVTELKIQEALERLMAGRTSFVIAHRLNTVRKADLVLVMEMGKLVESGTQQQLMNGNGIYANMLADAKV; from the coding sequence ATGTTTAGAGCCATTCGCCGCCCTTTCGGCCATGAACCGATTCTAACGAAGGAAGATTTGAATAAAAAGAAAGAAAAAAAATCTGAGCGTGCTGAAAACTGGAAGTCAACTCTTCTGAAAGTCTGGAAGCTGGTGGACGAACAGCGCTTGCTGCTGATTGTGGTATTGGCGCTTGTTTTTGTCAGTTCGGCTTTAGCGTTGCTCGGGCCTTATTTGATTGGCTTTATTATTGATGAATACATTGTGCCACAGAGCTTCAACGGGATGGGAGAGGTGGTTTTATGGCTGATTGTGGTATACATTGGTCATTCTGTCTCCTTGTATTTACAGAATTTTTGGATGGTTGGAATTGCTCAGCAGGTGATTTTTCGTTTGCGGACGCGGCTTTTTTCACATCTTCAGCGCTTGCCGGTAAGCTTTTTTGATAAGCGGCAGCACGGGGAATTAATGAGTCGGATGACCAATGATATTGAAAACGTTTCTGCCACATTGAATACATCCTTCATTCAAGTATTTTCCAGTATTTTGACATTGACCGGCACGGCCATTGTCATGCTGACACTGAGTCCGTTATTGACCTTATTAACCTTGATCATCATTCCGCTCATGTACATTTCGATACAGTGGATCACCAAGCGCACAGGGCGGCTCTATAAAGAACAGCAAAAAGCGATTGGCGAACTGAATGGCATGATCGAAGAAACGATTTCCGGTCAGAAAATCGTCAAAGCATTTTCACAGGAACCTCGTGTTATGGAAGAATTCCGTGAAAAAAGCGAGAGGCTTCGCCGTGCAGGATTTTGGGCATGGACCTATGCTGGTTTTATTCCGAAAGTGATGAACTTCCTCAATAACGGAAGCTTTGCCATTGTCGCCGGTGTTGGCGGGATTTTGGCATTAAACGGTTCCGTATCGATTGGGGTCATCGTCATTTTCACCGAGTACTCCCGACAGTTTACGCGTCCGTTAAACGACTTGGCCAATCAGTTTAATACCGTATTGTCTGCCATCGCCGGGGCAGAGCGTGTTTTCTCGATTATGGATGAAACAGAAGAAAAAGACGACCTAGTCTTTAATTTGGATAAGCAATTGGAAGGCGAAGTTGTTTTCGACAAAGTTTCTTTTAAATACGAAGGAGCAGAAGAAGATTGGACCATTCGCGACGTCAGCTTTTCTGTTGGAATAGGCCAAACCACAGCACTTGTTGGGGCAACCGAGGCAGGTAAGACGACCATCATGCAATTATTGGCACGTTTCTATGATGCCGACGAAGGAGAGATTCGTCTCGACGGCACACCGATTGCTGCCATGCCACGGGAAACCTTGCGCAAACAAATCGCTTTCGTGCTGCAGGATCCTTTCCTGTTCGAAGCAACAGTCAGCGACAATATCCGCTACGGCAAATTGGATGCGACGGATGAAGAAGTAGTGAAAGCAGCAAAAGGAGCCAACGCCCATGACTTTATCGAAAAGCTGCCGAATGGCTACGATACGATTCTGACAGGAGACGGTTCAATGATCAGCCAGGGCCAGAAGCAATTGCTATCGATTGCCCGTGCGCTGATTGCAGACCCAGTTATCCTTCTTCTGGATGAAGCAACAAGCAGCATCGATACTGTTACGGAATTAAAGATACAAGAAGCATTGGAGCGTCTCATGGCGGGGCGTACTAGTTTCGTCATCGCTCACAGATTGAATACAGTTCGAAAAGCCGATTTGGTTTTAGTCATGGAGATGGGGAAACTGGTGGAATCGGGAACACAGCAACAGTTGATGAATGGAAACGGCATTTATGCCAATATGCTAGCAGATGCGAAGGTATAA
- a CDS encoding copper resistance D family protein → MIFSTAFADILLYLAFSYLAGSIVLQFVPEDQKPQLSTSKFLLVLSTLGIILLSFSPVYELAVFFQSSQGWSESYLNAITGFRVGQGWLITSLLSTILVVTIYLDGSRYIQALYLFLLILTVGFYSHISTLDLWAGFALHSIHFLFMSMWAGVLLHVAWFAKDGTNWRRFLSWFTPFALFCVAAVIGSGIVIMFFFVAPTDYANSWALPYGQLLLLKHVSIIPVLLAALINGFLNKKKVFQQAWLKIESILLLIVFVFTAFMSKQAPPHDVNDTLRIEGGGWLVEELAGPLSIPLTAVMDWTLNGLLLMGLSLLLLTLMLAGFSRQLNAWLSFLFSIGFIISFYVGLMLNLSF, encoded by the coding sequence ATGATATTTTCCACTGCATTTGCAGATATCTTGCTGTATCTTGCTTTTTCATATTTAGCAGGCTCCATTGTGCTGCAGTTTGTGCCAGAAGACCAAAAACCACAGCTGTCCACATCCAAGTTTCTGCTAGTGCTCAGCACATTGGGAATCATTTTGTTATCGTTTAGCCCGGTTTATGAATTAGCTGTGTTTTTCCAAAGCAGCCAAGGCTGGAGTGAATCTTATCTGAATGCCATTACCGGATTTCGCGTAGGGCAAGGATGGCTGATTACATCGTTGCTTAGCACTATCCTGGTTGTAACCATTTATTTGGACGGCAGCCGGTATATTCAAGCGCTTTATTTGTTTCTGCTAATACTGACTGTTGGTTTCTACAGCCATATCTCGACGCTTGATCTGTGGGCCGGATTCGCTCTTCATTCGATTCATTTTCTTTTTATGTCGATGTGGGCGGGTGTCTTGCTTCACGTGGCATGGTTTGCGAAAGACGGAACAAATTGGCGTCGGTTTCTGTCATGGTTCACACCGTTTGCCTTGTTCTGTGTAGCAGCGGTTATCGGCAGCGGAATAGTCATCATGTTCTTTTTCGTTGCGCCAACTGATTATGCAAATTCCTGGGCTTTACCTTATGGACAACTGCTGCTGCTGAAGCACGTCAGCATCATTCCGGTGCTGTTGGCAGCTTTGATCAATGGTTTTCTTAATAAGAAAAAGGTTTTTCAGCAAGCTTGGTTAAAAATAGAGAGCATCCTGCTGCTTATCGTCTTTGTCTTCACGGCGTTTATGAGTAAGCAGGCACCGCCTCATGATGTCAATGATACGCTGCGGATCGAAGGCGGTGGGTGGTTGGTTGAAGAATTGGCAGGGCCTTTATCCATCCCGCTTACTGCTGTGATGGATTGGACGCTGAATGGCTTGCTGCTGATGGGGCTGAGCTTATTATTATTGACCTTGATGCTGGCAGGCTTTTCGCGTCAATTGAATGCCTGGCTTTCATTCCTATTCAGCATCGGATTTATCATCAGTTTTTATGTGGGCTTGATGCTGAATCTGTCATTTTAA
- a CDS encoding glycerophosphodiester phosphodiesterase family protein, protein MKIYAHRGCSGAYPENTLAAFRAAAELPITGVEIDVHLTKDGEIVVIHDEKVNRTTNGKGYVKELTLKELKELDCGSWRSEEWSQEKIPTLDEVFDVFEETNHRLNIELKSDVFPYDGLVDKVIDLAAERGFMDRVLISSFNHEDIQSVVQGKKVENAILTFEVLVDVYDYARVIGTKRIHVSLPSAFRRMTTDALRKGAIIYVYTVNDVNYAEELQKIGIHGIFTDHPEKMLAHFG, encoded by the coding sequence GTGAAGATTTACGCGCATAGAGGTTGCTCAGGCGCCTATCCGGAAAATACATTAGCTGCCTTTCGTGCAGCGGCTGAATTGCCGATCACAGGAGTCGAAATTGATGTGCATTTAACTAAAGACGGCGAAATTGTTGTTATTCACGACGAAAAAGTCAACCGCACGACAAACGGCAAAGGATACGTGAAAGAGTTGACGTTAAAAGAATTGAAAGAGTTGGATTGCGGGTCCTGGCGTTCCGAGGAATGGAGCCAGGAAAAGATTCCGACACTGGATGAAGTATTTGATGTTTTTGAAGAAACCAATCACAGGCTGAATATCGAATTGAAGAGCGATGTCTTCCCTTATGACGGCTTAGTCGATAAAGTGATCGATTTAGCTGCCGAGCGCGGATTTATGGATCGTGTGCTGATTTCTTCCTTTAATCACGAAGACATTCAGTCAGTGGTACAAGGAAAAAAAGTGGAAAACGCCATCCTGACATTTGAGGTGCTAGTGGATGTCTATGATTACGCACGTGTCATTGGGACAAAACGAATCCATGTTTCCTTGCCATCAGCTTTTAGAAGAATGACCACTGATGCATTGCGAAAAGGTGCTATTATCTATGTTTATACTGTAAATGATGTAAATTACGCTGAAGAACTTCAAAAAATTGGGATCCATGGAATCTTTACGGATCATCCTGAAAAGATGCTGGCACATTTCGGGTGA